The region CTTTAATTCTAACCAGTTATTCATTTTCTGAAATGAATTTCGTTACCAACTGTAAATTTGTCATTGTTAACTGGTTCAGCTTGTACCACATGTGCATCTTGTAACTCTACTTGTTTTGCTAAGTTCACATACACCTTTCCAAAATTCTTTATTAGTGTTTAAAACTTTCCTTGAGCCATAAGTCCCAATGAATTTCTGGACAGTTTCATTATCATACTTTTTAATTCAAACTGAGGTGGAAGATTTCGTTCCTGTGCTTCATCACTGACAGACATAATGTTAGTGTAATTACTCATTTCAGTAATGCAGAGAAGCAAAATTTCAAACATTTACAAACCCTGGTAACTTTTTATTTAAACGTTTTAAGGACTTGCAAAaagcatgtaatttttttttttttacgcttaatagcaaaaaaaagcataacacaagacagagcgtaaacctgacaagatggcgtggagagccttggccaaaggaatgattcagcgcttatagcttttagaggcgtttgattggctaagagcggaccgggcaagacgggtcgccttttcactgttagctgcgcgaaatttggccaagcagagcaaaccgataggcctagtttgcgtAAGTTTGACAAGgtacagtgacgggcgcaatagccgagtggttaaagcgttggactgtcaatctgagggtcccgggttcgaatcacggtgacggcacctggtgggtaaagggtggagatttttacgatcccccaggtcaacatatgtgcagacctgctagtgcctgaaccctcttcgtgtgtatatgcaagcagaagatcaaatacgcaaattaaagatcctgtaatccatgtcagcgttcggtgggttatggaaacaagaacatacccagcatgcacacccccgcctacatggcggggtaaaaacagtcatacacgtaaaagcccgctcgtgtgcatatgagtgaacgcagaagaagaagacatggtacagtatacgacaccaaaaaatttttttctacAAATTCTTAAAAACTTTATCTGTACAAACCCTGGTGCAGCTGCTCTACAAGCaatggaaatgaaaaaaatataacaggCAATACCTTTATGACACACATGCGATTCCTAGTTTGTTTTTCAATACAGCATGGTTTAAAATCCTCTCTGGTATGGTTCAAACCTTTAGTATTGTTTATACTTCCTAAAGTATGGTTAGGAGCTGCTTTGGTCTGGTTTAAATCCTCCCTCCTATGGCTGAAAGCTCCCCGAGGACAGTTGAAAGCTCCTCTTGTATGGCTGGAAGCTTCTCTAGTATTGTTAAAACCCCCTCTAGTATGGCTGAAAGCTCCTCTTTTTCTTGTATGCAAATCAGTGTGGCTGAGACAGGGAGAATTTGTGTGGTTAAAccatcttctctcctctcttgtaTAGTGAGACTCCAAGCTCCTCTGGTATGGTTTAACCCCCCACCATGCCCCCCCAAATCCACTTAGTGAAGTAGTGTGGTTGAAAGCTCCTCAGGTATGACCGAGAGCTGCGCAAGTGCTTGACAAAACAAGAGAAGCGGTGTGGAGCATGAATCTCAGCACGCCAAACAAAGGGCCTCACATCCATAGATCTTGGTGAAGGCCCCCACGCCTGCAGGAGAGCGGATGTACAGGTGCCTGCACGTGgacgctgcaacacacacacaaccccgcacACACATCTTTAAAGTAACCACACACTTCAACAGTCAATGCCAAAAACAACTCCAAAGTACCCATAGGCACAATTACACAATGCATCGAAAGAATGCCCAATCATCAAGTCCAGTAAGAAAGCCCAGTCATCAATTCCAGAAACATAGgcttcctgggggggggggggggggaagaaagaaaaaaaaaaggtaaatggacCCACAAGGCAGATAACAAGAGGTGACAGAAAGAACagcggggggagaaagagaaaaaaaggtaaatggaCCCACAAGGCAGATAACAAGAGGTGACAGAAagagcaggggggaaaaaaagagaaaaaaagtcgcaacagaaaagaggaaacatCCAACATATGATTTCCAGCAGGTGGGGATGCTACCATAGAATCTACACTGAAAGAGCCCCATGGCATCCCCACAAGGAGAGACTCCTGCTTTTGCAACCACCTAGCATGATTCTATCCCAACAAGGAGATACTCCTGCCTTTGCAACCACCTAGCAGGATTCtatcccagtttcagtttcagtagctcaaggaggcgtcactgcgttcggacaaatccatatacgctacaccacatctgccaagcagatgcctgaccagcagcgtaacccaacgcgctaaggccttgaggaaaaaaaaaaaaaaaaaaaaaatatatatatatatatatatatatatagatagatagataagcttacataaataaataaataaataataattatgatatttaaaaaaaaacccacccagcaTGATTCTATCCCAACAAGGAGAGACTCCTGCATTTGCAACCACCTAGCATGATTCTATCCCCACAAGGAGAGACTCCTGCTTTTGCAACCACCTAGCATGATTCTATCCCCACAAGGAGAGACTCCTGCTTTTGCAACCACCTAGCATGATTCTATCCCAACAAGGAGAGACTCCTGCTTTTGCAACCACCTAGCATGATTCTATCCCAACAAGGAGAGACTCCTGCTTTTGCAACCACCTAGCATGATTCTATCCCAACAAGGAGAGACTCCTGCTTTTGCAACCACCTAGCAGGATTCCATCCCAACAAGGAGAGACTCTTGCTTTTGCAACTACCTAGCATGATTCTATCCCAACTAGGAGAGACTCCTGCTTTTGCAACCACCTAGCATGATTCTATCCCCACAAGAAACAAGTCAATTCAATGCAGGTTCCTCCATACCCCAAAtttaaacaaaaatttttttctttccttcatttaaaTATATATACGTAAAACATATTATAGACCTGTAACACAAAAAATCTGTATCACAGGTGCACACACAGTATGTCAAGTTTAACAGTGAGGAACCACAGATCTCACGGGGCTCATCATACGCATCAGGTTTTCAGGCGGGAAATTATTTCCAATCCAGGGTGGAAAGGTGAGATGGAAAGATTTCCTAGACCTTCCCACAGTATTGGAGGATGCGAAAGTGAATCATTTATTCCTTATAAGGCCACAGTCCCTCATGAGAGGGTACATGGGACACACGAGCCACGATTCaaagtaaaatgttacacgtaTGTCTTAATGCTCACATCAAATGAAATTTACACTTGCATCATGCTGTTAGAACATTACATTACCTCTAAAATTCAATATCAACAGAGCTACATTCAATGAACTGGAACAGCTTCTATTCCAGTCAACCAGAAGAGATATTTACTGTACTTGCCCAATGTGTGGTTACTTCCCTTGGCACCCCTGACCACTGGCATGTTTTTGACCTACAGTGATTCATCCATAAAACTGACAGCAAACAGCATTCCTGCCGTCTCAATACTTGAACATCATGACTTCACATACATGCAGAACAAAGTAGAAGTTGACTGTGAAACTAGCAAAGTCAAATGGGCAACTCAATATGTGAGGTAATCCCCTGTGATATGAAATGATACGAAGTTTCAGCACATCTTGAGGCCTACCTTATTCTCCCGAATCATCTTTTCTTCTCCCCAATTGATATTCAGTATGATTGGTGACATATTACCTTGTTTGTTCTTTCTAAAAAGCATAACCAAAACGGACCGACAAACAAGTCTCAAAAAACATTATCAACATCAAAAATAGAGGAACACTCAAACTAAGCGCTGATTGGCTCAGGCCAATCAACTCACTGGCTGACAATCAtttgccacaccaccaccacatatgcGCCAGTTTCCTCTCTGCATCTATTTCAATTATTCACTTTCTAATGCTTCACTTCTCATACCTCAGCTTGGGAATTTTATCGTGAAGGTAGTGTTCTGAAGATTTGGGTAGCATGCTAATTGTAAAGTTCAAAATAATGCAGCTGGCAGTCTGAGATGCGTTTAACCATGAATTCCCCTCCTCTTTTATTAAAAATAGTGTTTCATCATGCTGTCTTGAGTTTTAAGACTAATTTTAATGAAAAGTTAAAGACTGAGGTCTCGACAACCTCTCTCCCTCATAAATCTGAAAACACCCAGCAATGATCAAACATATGCTTACTGAAAAAGTAGAATATCGAGGCACACTCGCTTctctgaacagacagacagacagacaagcaaacgtACCTGCGCGGGTGTAAAACCAGTCCTCATCGTATGGACTCAACTCTTTGAAGCGGCCCAACTTGACAATGTCAGCCCATTCTGGAACCTTCAGTTTTCCAGATCTGCAACATATGCCCTCAGACATTATTACTTAACTTACTTACGTTCGGCCTCCAGCAATTTCTCACATTCCCAGCAGCAACTGTCTCAAATTTCTTTTCCCTCAAGACCAACTCTAACAGAAAACCCTCATGTTAGTCCAAATGAACTGTCAGCAACAATCTGCATTCAACTCCAATGATTTCATAATTTTATACATCCTTGTATAATCCAATAACTGTgtacattaaaaataaataaataaaaataaaaagacagaatgttggtcaaaaaaagaaagaaaaaaaaaagaagcaacatttGCTTATAAACATAAAAACAGTAGTAGTTGTTTTACACATACTTGTGTCAGTTCCACTCCCTTGTATACTGTATTACAATCAAGTCTGAAATCCATGCATCAAAGGGGGTGAGGGTTCACTGTTTCacattttcattttccttcttcacTTTCTACACTGCAACAATCTTCACAACTTTTGACTACCCTGACAAAATCAAAACCATCTGCAAAATcctacagaagaaatccactttaacatgtacacaaatgtatgctttttttttttttttgcttttttttttttaaatcaaggcaTTTTGGGCTACACTGCTCGTCAGGcttctgctcagcagatgtgtagtatataaggatttgtccaaacacagtgacacctccttgagaaactgaaatcaaaagcatcaatcaaacacgcacaccacaaagtGTTCAGATGGCTTACTTTTTCAGGAAGGCAGCTAGGGCCTTAGTGAACTCGTGCTGGTTGACGTCTTTCACAGAAATACCCATCCTGTTCACAGAAAGCAAAATGGGTCAGTTCAGCAGTTAGTAAACCGCTGGATCAGTATCACTATTTGTGCTCCCTTTAATCCCCACACAAGTACACTTGTCAGAGAAGGTGTCAAATCACGGTGATAAAACCAAAGCTTATCCACTGTATGGGCCAGGATTATCAGCTACCATTCTTTATTTAGACTTGTACCCTTGGGATTGCAAACTTTTGTTCATTAAGATCAATCTCACTGTGTAAAAAGTTCACAGAAAGGTGTGACTGCACTTTAGATTCATGCAACATGGATCTCCATTCACCAAGGTTCAACAATTATTTAGTTTACTGAAGTATCACTATCAGCTTTAAAATAAAATGTATTTTTCAATTTGTCAAAAAGTGGTAAGGAAGTGCTGATCAAATTTcatcacaaccccctcccccccaaccccccctcccttcccactcatCAGGGAATTGGGGTCACCAGGGTCACAAATTTCTGTCATTAAACACTGATTATAGCTATGTGAGTACTGCTTCTGTCGAGAACTCTTTCTTGGTAATATTTAAAAATTCTACTGATTAAATAAATTCACACTTGTTACAACACACTGAACAGATAACCTTATAAAGACAATTCCTACCTTTACAATAAGAACCATTTCAAATActataacaataaatgaataataatgaagTATTGGCCTGGTGGCAAAATGGCAATGTCAACATTTCTTCCAATCCtgtccactcctctgtgtgactggcagaatgaacatccacgccttgttgtgaacacaacACATTCCATTCTGAGGGGGAAAATCAGGGATACTGCCAGCAACCCATCTGACAAGAAAGCAGGAGAATCTTGAACTTTGAATCTTGGTTAAAATTccacactcaccagaattttAACCCAATAGACAAGACCATGAGTGGTGAGCTGGATGCTTGTCAtttgaatgaaatgaaaaagtATAAGCATTACTAAATGTACCGAAGAAAAAGACATCGGAGTTATCTTTGACTCAAAATTTACTTTTGAGAAACATATTCATACGGCAATCAATAAAGCAAATAGCATGCTTGGAATTATTAAAAGGACCTTTACTTACCTTgataaagaaaatttccttgtCTATATAAAGCCTTGGTAAGACCACACTTGGAATATGGTGATACCCAAACCGGAAAGGATTGCTAACAGCAATAGaaagggtgcaaagaagagctACAAAATTATTAAGTGAACTAAAAGACATGGATTATGGAGAAAGGCTGAGGCAACTGGACCTTCCATCACTGAAATATAGACGATATAGGGGAGATATGATCCAAGTATACAAAATCATATACAATTTAGATGATCTAAGAGTGGAAGATTTCTTTGAATTTAACACTGTTGAAAAAACACGAAGCTCTAGCAAAGATATATACCCAAAACATACTCGATTAAATGCCAAAACATACACTCTTACTAACCGCGTTATAAAATGGTGGAACCCACTAACAGAACTAACCAAAACAGCACCAACTCTTAACCAAGTCAAGAATCTTCTGGACGCTGATataaatgtaaagataaaaaagtatgaatatgatgattaaaTTACTCGTAGGAAAATTACCACATGCAATGCGGACACTACTCAATGTTGATGAAAAAGAAGGGACATCAAAAAGGCCGCGAGGCCTACTTCATCCCTATTCTatatctgtacctgtacctaaTAAAATGAgaacccatgtgcagcatgcactttgatgAATTCATGGCataaaaggattgttcctggcaaaattctatagaccAATCTGTacactgcaggcagaaaaaaaatgaataaaacagtcatacacccAAGTAGAGAaatatacatgtctgtctgagtgtgtatgtgtgtgtgcctgaaatctaattgaatgacataggaaacaacTGATGAGTGCCCAACAGCAggcatcagtcggctctacccatgttggctgcctgttgtgcaaattaatgaccccaagtttgtaaagtaTTTAAAGCTTGGTCTTGACTTCAACCGAGGATAGAccctatttttaaaaaaaatatctatatcatcataataaaaaaaataaataatgataaaagggTGGTGcactcagtgtagcgatgtgttCTACCCACAAACAGCCAGAATTTTCACTTTAAGAAAGCTgttatgacaaaagagtaatacaatcacAAAGTAACAAAATATTACTTCAAGTATGTTTAACACAGAAAATGAACGCACCTTTGCAAGCTGCAACTAGTGCTTAAAAATATTGAAATCATTcctgttataactttttttttttaatagataaaaAATATTTAGAAATCAGACATATAACGCAAAGGGGGAAATAAACGGAATGCATATATACGAGAGATATGCCCAAAATGAGACATTAATAGCACTTCTTGTGATAAATGGTAGCGCTGGGCAAGTTGGTTATCGAACCCACTCGTGGGATTCGACCGATTCATTTTTAAGAATCGAATTTTCGTTTGTGGCAACATTTCACGCTTATTTTACTTCAAGCAGTGTTTCGCTAAAAATTCTGGACTGTAAATATGTTCCTTGCGTGTTGATTAAAGACCAGTACTGttaaatataaaacacacacaagttCCACATGCCTACCTTTCAACGTGATGAATGACGGAAAAGGAAGTGCATGCTGGGAAAATTTGGAAAGCGTGTTGATAGTTGGTATCTTTTCAGCGGAAAGATACAAAACATTAGCAAACCGCAAAAACGTTAGCCAAACTTAAGGCATTTCAGACTAAACAAATAAACGTTTATGTTCTGTTTTAGTATCGTAAATTCAGGGAGCTATTTTAACGGCGATTTTCACGATAAAGCAATAATCTCATGGGTAGATTAATGTGGTCTGCCAACGGATATGACTgactgtgtatatgtatatatattacagaTATATGAGCACTGAAGAAGGTAGTCTACCTtcaacatctcacacacacacacacacacacacacacacacacacacacaccacaacacactgacacacacgtcaACGCAGCATTTAAACATTTCACTGGTGTCTTTTATGTAGTTACTATTGAAATGGCTGTGAACTGATTGCATGCGCATCGGGTAACACATACCACACACGAATTTCAGTTATTGGTGTTGCCAACTTGTATTCTGTAGATCTGTATGATGTTCCATGAATAATGGATTGCGCCGGAAAACACTGAACAGTAGCGGACTAGCGGCCGGCGCCACCGTGACAGTCCGAGATTCTAACCGACGGCCTACTAAAGCACTCAGTCATGTATCCAGCTGGTGAAATAGTGTCTCCTGAAAACAGAAATtcggaaaaaggaaaaaaaacaacacacacacacacacacacacacacacacacacacacacacacacacacacacacactacttgaaaagaaaaaaaaaggatgaaacataataataacaagaagaagaaattggagaaagcagaagaaatagaagaagaagaagaagaaatggatggAATGCAAACGAAATAGCCACCGCCGAGTTGCCGGGTTGAACCAATGTCTACTGATGTCCGTCCCACTGTTCACAAACGGCTGCAGtctaagaaagaaaaatatgtaaaataaaaatgaaacagaaaaataaataaataaataaacaaataaataaatgaatatgccTACCGTGATTTGACAGCATTTGGGATCTTTGAGTCAATAATATAATACCCACAGTTTTACGTGAAGTCACCTCTGTAATGGTGGTCTAGACTGCTGCTATAGTCATTCGTTGagacatagacactaatatctcattctagtgtctatggttcAGACGATAAAACGAAGCCTGCATGGTGCATGCAGTTATATATTGAGCGCACATCCGATAGAAGAACCCATGCACGGCAATAAATTAAACTGATTTAAAGGCCTGACTGGCCCTggcaaaatattattattatttgtgtttgtatttgttttatcacaacatatttctctgtgtgaaaaattcggactgctctccccaggcagagcgcgtcgcaacactacaacgccaccgttgtttatttgcttttcatatcgaagtggatttgtctacagaattttgccagggacaacccttttgttgccgtgggttcttttacgtgcgctaagtgcatgctgcacacgggacctcggtttatcgtctcatccgaatgactagcgtccagaccaccactcaaggtctatgacGAATCCCTGCGGTGATCCATATTTGATAGACAGCTATGTCTTGGGATTTCTTGTTTAATGTTTTTAGCTGTTTCCGGTCGGAAAGACTGAAGATCTAAAACGCTTATATTTTTCAGTGGTACTGATCTTGGTCTGTCTGTGAAATCAGAATTTTACGCCAAAGTGACAAAGAATTTTGGTTACATCCAAACGTTTCTGTACTTTCAAAATCgtgaaagaaaccaaaaacataTGTACATTAACAACCAGCAAATGTACTTTGACTCAGTCCACTGGTGCGTGAGATTATGAGTCATTTTATGTGACTGCTGTCTGACAGGTTTTTATCAGATTCACATAATTTTCATCCCCGTGCATAGTGTAGTATTCATAATGATTCAATTTCCTGTGGAAATGAGTCACactttgagggggaaaaaagtgaatgattgtgtgtgtgtgtgtgtgtgtgtgtgtgtgtgtgtgtgtgtgtgtgtgtgtgtgtgtgtgtgtgtgtgtgtgtgtgtgtgtgtgtgtgtgtgtgtgtgtgtgtgtgtgtgtgtgtgtgtgtgtgtgtgtgccaccatgacaggaccaccacaaccactatcatcaccatcatcatcaccaccaccaccaccaccaccaccgcaaccaccatcatcatcaccggccatcaccaccatcatcatcatttcctttgTTTTCGAACTACGGCTGTCAGTACTAGTTCTTACGCAACAtcatccttccccaccctcctcacccctataGGCCTCCTACTTACTTCCCCCTTTTACCAACCCCCATAATTATATTATACCATCCCTTCCAACCCCCGACCCTCTactccgccccccacacccacatcagcacacacacacacacacacacacacacacacacacacagcctgtgtaTTGTGTTCCGGACTTACGAACTGATGTCAGCTAATCTGTAGCCAACAGTCCCGCAGGAAACCAGTGCAAtccactgtgttgtgtagtgcctGTCACTCTCTATTACATACCCGTTAGCATCCGGCTCTTGATAAGTCACAGGACGCCACGCACAATGGGATTTTTATGCAAAGACGCGTGCATACTAAcaacacacaaaattaatacacccgcacgcacttgcagcccacaaacgaagaaggagaagaagatcccCACGGCCATTGTAGGCATGCtcatgaaatatttttttattaatGTAGGCTGTTATACTccggggggttggagtgggggtcgggggtggaggtggaggggttgcGTAGGGTTATAGTTCTTGATTCTATtgtgacccaccgaacgctgatatgtaTGGTATTACaggggttctttaacgtgcatgttttcATCTCCTGCATGCGAAGAATGATATCAGTAAAGATGGTaaccatcatcatgataataataatgatatttaaatgaaaaaaacacacaccaaaaatacaatgataatgataacaacaacaacaacaacgacgacgacgacgattatgatgatgatgatgataataatgatgatgatgatgatgataataatatattgtacatATTTGGCGCAAACTCTCTATAGATGGGCTCtataagcgcctcacatgaatcAGTACATTATCAGTAACAGTGTATTATACCGCACAAGAGCgcatgatgaagacattgatgtggaaaacaaaatctgtattcaccaataaaaaaaaaatatatatatatatatatatacacccaaaAGGATTTCTGCAGGCACTATAGCAGCTAGGTGTGCTGtactgggagatcgggaaaaacaacgacaaaaaaaaaaaaagtctccacaaCGTTCCTATCAGGCACAGACGGTGACCAGgaatcgaacccggaaccctccgATTGAAAGCCTGACACTTTAGTTATTAACCATTATACACTCGTCTGTCGGCTGTTAAATCTGCTTTTCATCTTTCACACGGCTGTCGCGACcgtcttttcttttaattcagtttctttttttatccccttttttgttctattttatttgttttcttctttttattattattattattattattattattattattattttattttattttattttatttcatcttatttcatttcagtatTGTTTAATTCGGTTTCATTCAATTTAATTTAAtttcagtttaattttttttttcaatcaatgttctacattgttttgttgtattttatcttttttttttaattttattttattttgcaccATAACATATTAAGCCTGAGTTGCATCTTAATGAGTGATCACAGCTTGGCCACTGTCGCATCCGCCTTTTTgcacattatattatattatattatattatattatattatattatattatattatactatattatattGCATTACATTTTATCATTCTATTTTATGATAaaaattatattgtattattgtatgttatattatgttatgttatagGATTTTGTGTCATGTTATGTTATGCAGCCATATGATACTATAttgtattattttattcattctttttttttttcatcttattctagttcattttattttgtaccATACCATATCAAGCCTGAGTTGTATCTGAAAACCGGAGTGATCTCAGCACTAACCCCGTGACTCACTGCCTACAGGTTTttgtgtgtaaaagaaaaaagaaaaaaaaacaacaaacaaaccccaaaatcaACAATCTTATCTTGAAATGAAACAgaactgaaagaaacacacaaacaaataagcacacacacacacacacacacacacacacacacacacacacacacatatatatatatatatatatatatatatatatatatatatatatatatatatatatatatacgtgtgtgttcgtgtgtgtgcgtacgtgtgtatataatcatatatatatatatatatatatatattatatgtatgtatatatgtatgtatctcaaTGTTAAATGCATGCTCGAGCGAAAGGTCAGATTTCTGTCAATTTACAGACAACAATGTCTTGTCTCACTTTATCCAGTCTCCGAGCATCTCACCTAAACTCGTGTCATCTTGTCCTATCTTCTGTCCTATTGCAGCGTCCCAAATGATTGCGCATATAAATTACTGTtcacattttcatggtttgtgggaccccaaaaggggaggggggggggagctagatAGTGGCACGTCAGTTCTGAGAAACACACGTCCACTAATGATAATATCGTctcctacatacacacaaagtccTACCGAGAAAGGCGGACACAATTTGCTGTTTTAAACTCACCAACACCAAAGACAATAAGACCGTCAACACAATAGACCGGGCAAGCAGAGACGgaaggttttttattttattttattttattttattattattattttttttaattgatgttttgtttttaaaacacaCAGACTTACTCGCGCGCTATCACACACACGGAGCAAGTGACTACAAAAAGCGAACTGAGAATTCTTGAT is a window of Babylonia areolata isolate BAREFJ2019XMU chromosome 34, ASM4173473v1, whole genome shotgun sequence DNA encoding:
- the LOC143277616 gene encoding small ribosomal subunit protein eS19-like, with the protein product MGISVKDVNQHEFTKALAAFLKKSGKLKVPEWADIVKLGRFKELSPYDEDWFYTRAASTCRHLYIRSPAGVGAFTKIYGSKKRNGTAPSHNCRANRSVARKVLQALEGLKLVEKDQNTGGRRLTAQGRRDLDRIAAQVKSKKTEAQ